The Polyangiaceae bacterium genome includes a region encoding these proteins:
- a CDS encoding type II toxin-antitoxin system VapC family toxin — protein sequence MRVVVDTDVVAAALLGEERRGAEAARLLAKADVLLAPSHWKAELANVFWKAVVFGAVPADALGDLFRAAELLGITSVDVSELWRGATSRAVTLRQSAYDVLFVELALREGVPMASYDRALATKAPRVVVPPGRLLRA from the coding sequence ATGAGAGTCGTCGTCGACACGGATGTGGTTGCGGCGGCCCTGCTCGGCGAAGAGCGCAGAGGCGCGGAGGCCGCTCGCCTGCTCGCGAAGGCGGACGTGCTGCTCGCTCCGTCACACTGGAAGGCCGAGCTGGCGAACGTGTTCTGGAAAGCAGTCGTGTTCGGTGCCGTGCCCGCGGATGCCCTGGGTGACCTGTTCCGCGCTGCTGAGCTCCTCGGCATCACCTCGGTCGACGTGTCCGAGCTGTGGCGCGGCGCGACTTCCCGCGCGGTCACGCTGCGCCAGTCCGCCTACGACGTGCTCTTCGTCGAGCTCGCGCTGCGCGAAGGGGTCCCGATGGCGAGCTACGATCGAGCACTGGCGACCAAGGCGCCGCGCGTCGTGGTGCCGCCAGGCAGGCTACTGCGCGCGTGA
- the lpdA gene encoding dihydrolipoyl dehydrogenase, whose translation MEERSFDVVVLGGGPGGYPCAIRLGQLGLKVACVEAEEYGGVCLNWGCIPSKALISTAHQYEKAGKAGEQGLSFGSVSLDVAKLQSWKNGIVKKLTGGVRLLLKQNGAEAIEGMGRFVDPKTLEVTRANGDKLRVSATRGIVIATGSATIQVPGFEFDGKQIIGAREAVSLAEVPKRLAVIGGGVIGLELGMVYQAFGAQLTVIELTPSLLPGVDPDAVKIVERSLTKKGGRVLKQAKAERWERSADGSVGVVVSVGGATERVDADVVLVAVGMRPRSRGIGLEEVGVKVDARGFVPTDAECRTNVPGIFAVGDVSGPPMLAHKATKEGEICAEVIAGKASAKDWVTIPGIIFTDPEIATVGLTEAQAKEQGLEVKVGRFPFAALGRAMSIRETDGFVKVLTDKASGRVLGIHIVGPSASDLISEAALALEMVATAEDIALTVHPHPTLGEALMEAAAHSLGHAIHITNR comes from the coding sequence ATGGAAGAGCGAAGCTTCGACGTGGTCGTGCTCGGTGGAGGTCCCGGCGGTTACCCCTGCGCCATTCGGCTGGGTCAGCTGGGGTTGAAGGTGGCGTGCGTCGAGGCCGAGGAGTACGGCGGCGTGTGCCTGAACTGGGGCTGCATCCCGTCCAAGGCGCTGATCAGCACGGCGCACCAGTACGAGAAGGCGGGCAAGGCCGGCGAGCAGGGCCTCTCGTTCGGCAGCGTCTCGCTCGACGTCGCCAAGCTTCAGAGCTGGAAGAACGGCATCGTCAAGAAGCTCACCGGTGGCGTGCGCCTCTTGCTCAAGCAGAACGGCGCCGAGGCCATCGAGGGCATGGGGCGCTTCGTGGACCCAAAGACGCTGGAGGTGACGCGCGCGAACGGAGACAAGCTGCGCGTCAGCGCCACCCGAGGCATCGTGATCGCCACCGGCTCGGCGACCATTCAGGTGCCGGGCTTCGAGTTCGACGGCAAGCAGATCATCGGCGCCCGCGAGGCCGTGAGCTTGGCGGAGGTGCCGAAGCGGCTCGCCGTGATCGGCGGCGGCGTGATCGGTCTCGAGCTCGGCATGGTCTACCAGGCCTTCGGCGCACAACTCACCGTGATCGAGCTGACGCCGAGCCTGCTCCCGGGCGTGGACCCCGACGCGGTCAAGATCGTCGAGCGCTCGCTGACCAAGAAGGGTGGCCGGGTGCTCAAGCAGGCCAAGGCCGAGCGCTGGGAGCGGAGCGCCGACGGCAGCGTCGGCGTGGTCGTCTCCGTGGGCGGCGCCACGGAGCGCGTCGACGCCGACGTGGTCTTGGTGGCGGTGGGCATGCGCCCGCGGTCCCGCGGCATCGGTCTGGAAGAGGTGGGCGTGAAGGTGGACGCGCGAGGCTTCGTCCCGACCGACGCCGAGTGCCGCACCAACGTGCCGGGCATCTTCGCGGTAGGCGACGTCAGCGGTCCGCCCATGCTCGCGCACAAGGCCACCAAGGAAGGCGAGATCTGCGCCGAGGTGATCGCCGGCAAGGCGTCGGCCAAGGACTGGGTGACCATCCCGGGCATCATCTTCACCGATCCGGAGATCGCCACCGTCGGCCTGACCGAGGCGCAGGCGAAGGAGCAAGGCCTCGAGGTCAAGGTCGGGCGCTTCCCGTTCGCGGCCCTCGGCCGCGCGATGAGCATCCGCGAGACGGACGGCTTCGTGAAGGTGCTCACGGACAAGGCCTCCGGTCGGGTGCTGGGGATCCACATCGTCGGACCCTCGGCCAGCGATCTGATCAGCGAAGCCGCGCTGGCCCTGGAGATGGTGGCGACCGCAGAGGACATCGCGCTCACCGTCCACCCGCACCCGACGCTGGGCGAGGCGCTGATGGAGGCCGCCGCGCACTCCCTGGGTCACGCCATCCACATCACCAACCGCTGA
- a CDS encoding TerB family tellurite resistance protein, translated as MIQLRDKTLARIRDELLEVGQPPSVHFMKAAADDDPFAGDPDAKARFEALFEVMCLMVMADGKVTDSEREVLRGAVRGLTQHAVRTHHIEKLFEQCAELAKQGLEARLAAVAPTLKEDPALVDAAFSLAAALAFADSEIEDSENEVINALAEALELDDDRTTELLNMLEAESE; from the coding sequence ATGATTCAGCTCCGCGACAAGACCCTGGCCCGGATCCGTGACGAGCTCCTGGAGGTCGGCCAGCCGCCAAGCGTCCACTTCATGAAGGCCGCGGCGGACGACGACCCGTTCGCAGGCGATCCGGACGCCAAGGCGCGCTTCGAGGCCTTGTTCGAGGTGATGTGCCTGATGGTGATGGCGGACGGCAAGGTCACCGACAGCGAACGCGAGGTGCTCCGCGGCGCGGTGCGCGGGCTGACGCAGCACGCCGTGCGCACGCATCACATCGAGAAGCTCTTCGAGCAGTGCGCCGAGCTCGCCAAGCAGGGGCTCGAGGCCCGGCTCGCGGCGGTGGCGCCCACGCTGAAGGAGGACCCCGCGCTCGTGGACGCGGCCTTCTCCTTGGCGGCTGCGTTGGCCTTCGCCGACAGCGAGATCGAGGACAGCGAGAACGAGGTGATCAACGCGCTGGCCGAGGCGCTCGAGCTCGACGACGACCGCACCACGGAGCTTCTGAACATGCTCGAGGCGGAATCCGAGTGA
- a CDS encoding HEAT repeat domain-containing protein, whose product MFGLSPLPRTLAAALRDAGDKKLEVRVSAVRDLGRHAREGADVAVERLRRVLSEDSAVAVRAEAAVALADAGARAALPALVEAAGRDDAPRVRQMALVALGELGQADDEDATRVIERALRDEQPELRFQALIAFAQLQGAGALDVLHRFVRDEDPHVRYVALRLAEERWLESGDVELPERLGNAARAALDDTDTSVKLAAALVLGRAGDKSGASVIVDAVRSGQGAAEPEDAEAAIELAGALGLDDARGGLARRAFGVFGVSRDPFAWQARVALARLGDARARQAILRGLGSWSRDARTLAVAAAGRARLAEARPLLEAMQGKPDRAEPSAVEEALGLLAPPEGVDARTDRGEDERHDSAPRQDPGPDP is encoded by the coding sequence ATGTTCGGCCTGTCCCCATTGCCACGGACCCTCGCCGCGGCGCTGCGCGACGCCGGGGACAAGAAGCTCGAGGTCCGGGTGTCGGCGGTGCGGGACCTGGGGCGCCATGCCCGAGAGGGAGCGGACGTCGCGGTCGAGCGACTGCGGCGGGTGCTCTCGGAGGACTCGGCCGTGGCCGTGCGCGCGGAGGCGGCGGTGGCGCTGGCGGACGCCGGCGCGCGGGCGGCGCTGCCCGCGCTGGTGGAGGCCGCGGGCCGGGACGATGCGCCGCGCGTGCGCCAGATGGCGCTGGTCGCGCTCGGTGAGCTCGGCCAGGCGGACGACGAGGACGCCACCCGGGTGATCGAGCGGGCGCTCCGTGACGAGCAACCGGAGCTGCGCTTCCAGGCGTTGATCGCCTTCGCTCAGCTGCAGGGGGCCGGAGCGCTCGACGTGCTCCACCGCTTCGTGCGCGACGAAGATCCCCACGTCCGCTACGTGGCGCTGCGACTGGCGGAGGAGCGCTGGCTCGAGAGCGGTGACGTCGAACTGCCGGAGCGCTTGGGCAACGCCGCGCGCGCCGCGCTCGACGACACGGACACGAGCGTGAAGCTGGCCGCGGCGCTGGTGCTCGGGCGAGCGGGAGACAAGAGCGGCGCGAGCGTGATCGTGGACGCGGTTCGGAGCGGTCAGGGCGCCGCGGAGCCAGAGGACGCGGAGGCCGCCATCGAGCTCGCCGGGGCGCTCGGGTTGGACGACGCCCGCGGCGGGCTCGCGCGTCGTGCCTTTGGTGTGTTCGGGGTGAGCCGTGATCCGTTCGCGTGGCAGGCACGCGTCGCGCTGGCCCGCCTCGGCGACGCCCGGGCACGGCAGGCGATCCTGCGGGGGCTCGGTTCCTGGTCGCGAGATGCACGCACGCTGGCGGTGGCCGCCGCCGGGCGCGCGCGGCTCGCCGAGGCGCGCCCGCTGCTCGAAGCCATGCAAGGCAAGCCCGATCGCGCCGAGCCGAGCGCGGTGGAAGAAGCGCTCGGGCTGCTCGCCCCGCCCGAAGGCGTTGACGCCCGGACCGACCGCGGCGAAGACGAACGGCATGATTCAGCTCCGCGACAAGACCCTGGCCCGGATCCGTGA
- the pdhA gene encoding pyruvate dehydrogenase (acetyl-transferring) E1 component subunit alpha produces the protein MQRLPDGDPSVGLLCTLRDDGSADPATDPRLPRETLLRMYREMRKMRVLETRMVGLQRQGRVGFYGTCTGQEATPIATALATEPRDWIFPALRESSIMLVRGFPLDQYLAQVFGNELDVLKGRNMPSHMAGRAVNQVSWSSCIGPQIPQAVGAAWAAKLRREPVVAVGFLGDGATSQPDFHNAMNFAAVFQVPCVMICQNNHWSISVPTARQTASQTLAVKAKAYGLPGVRVDGNDALAVYRVVKDAVERARAGGGPSFIESFTYRMGAHSTSDDPTRYRSEDEVKRWAEKDPIDRLRRYLEREGHLDAAGVERIDQELNEEISRAIDAVEKLAPPALDTLFDDVYAELPWHLSEQREEMRRGPRAPSGH, from the coding sequence ATGCAGCGCCTGCCGGACGGGGATCCCAGCGTCGGGCTCCTCTGCACGCTCCGCGACGACGGCAGCGCGGATCCGGCGACGGATCCCCGGCTGCCCCGCGAGACGCTGCTCCGCATGTACCGCGAGATGCGCAAGATGCGCGTGCTCGAGACGCGCATGGTGGGCCTGCAGCGCCAGGGTCGCGTCGGCTTCTACGGCACCTGCACCGGGCAGGAGGCCACGCCCATCGCCACGGCGCTGGCCACCGAGCCCCGCGACTGGATCTTCCCCGCGCTGCGCGAGAGCTCGATCATGCTCGTCCGCGGCTTCCCACTCGACCAGTACTTGGCGCAGGTGTTCGGCAACGAGCTCGACGTGCTCAAGGGTCGCAACATGCCGAGCCACATGGCCGGCCGGGCGGTGAACCAGGTGTCCTGGTCGAGCTGCATCGGCCCCCAGATCCCCCAGGCCGTGGGCGCCGCCTGGGCCGCGAAGCTCCGGAGGGAGCCCGTCGTGGCGGTCGGCTTCCTGGGCGACGGCGCCACCAGCCAGCCCGACTTCCACAACGCCATGAACTTCGCGGCGGTGTTCCAGGTGCCGTGCGTGATGATCTGCCAGAACAACCACTGGTCCATCAGCGTGCCCACGGCGCGGCAGACGGCGTCGCAGACCCTGGCGGTCAAGGCCAAGGCCTACGGCCTGCCCGGCGTGCGCGTGGACGGCAACGACGCGCTGGCGGTCTACCGCGTGGTCAAGGACGCGGTCGAGCGCGCGCGCGCCGGCGGTGGCCCGAGCTTCATCGAGTCGTTCACGTATCGGATGGGCGCGCACTCCACCAGCGACGACCCCACGCGCTACCGCTCCGAGGACGAGGTGAAGCGCTGGGCCGAGAAGGACCCGATCGACCGCCTGCGGCGCTACCTGGAGCGCGAAGGACACCTCGACGCCGCGGGCGTAGAGCGTATCGACCAGGAGCTGAACGAGGAGATCTCACGCGCCATCGACGCGGTGGAGAAGCTGGCTCCTCCCGCCCTCGACACGCTGTTCGACGACGTCTACGCGGAGCTGCCCTGGCACCTCTCCGAGCAGCGCGAAGAGATGCGCCGCGGGCCCAGGGCGCCGAGCGGGCACTGA
- a CDS encoding Arc family DNA-binding protein, with protein sequence MSKTLTLRNVPEDVVKELRRRAKRNGRSVQSELLTLVRQGTIDQRSLEERLAELRRSLPRRMRIAEIHTAIREGRP encoded by the coding sequence ATGTCGAAGACACTGACGCTGCGCAACGTGCCAGAGGACGTAGTGAAGGAGCTGCGACGACGCGCCAAACGCAACGGACGCTCCGTGCAGAGCGAGCTCCTGACCCTGGTGCGCCAAGGCACGATCGATCAGCGCTCGCTCGAGGAGCGCCTGGCCGAGCTCCGGCGGTCGCTGCCACGCCGCATGCGCATCGCAGAGATCCACACCGCGATCCGCGAAGGGCGCCCATGA
- a CDS encoding cytochrome C, whose protein sequence is MTATADLEHEVEVDDGHRHLAVVKPEPAPRRTVARWSVIALCLAAVGLQVASFFQPWWWIKLYAPQYPKGLKMVISLTGVSGDAKEVDILNHYIGMESLTKAAVLERQLAGYGVAFLAIAVVVVALLAGKKLGKLLAVVGFSFPFVFLADSFYWMYRFGHNMNPEAPIRLPPFTPQLFGNGQIGQFMTFAQPSTGFWLAVGAFVALAAAAIVRGRVCAGCAKAGSCGAVCRDAFIGPKAGASP, encoded by the coding sequence ATGACCGCGACGGCGGATCTCGAGCACGAAGTCGAAGTTGACGATGGCCACCGCCACCTGGCGGTCGTGAAACCCGAGCCCGCCCCGCGCCGCACGGTGGCGAGGTGGAGCGTGATAGCGCTCTGCCTCGCCGCGGTCGGGCTTCAGGTCGCGTCGTTCTTCCAGCCCTGGTGGTGGATCAAGCTCTACGCGCCGCAGTACCCCAAGGGGCTGAAGATGGTCATCTCGCTCACCGGCGTGTCCGGCGACGCGAAGGAGGTGGACATCCTCAACCACTACATCGGCATGGAGAGCCTGACGAAGGCCGCGGTGCTCGAGCGCCAGCTCGCCGGCTACGGCGTCGCGTTCCTGGCCATCGCGGTCGTGGTGGTGGCGCTCCTGGCCGGAAAGAAGCTCGGCAAGCTGCTCGCCGTCGTCGGCTTCAGCTTCCCGTTCGTGTTCCTTGCCGACAGCTTTTACTGGATGTACCGCTTCGGCCACAACATGAACCCGGAGGCGCCCATCCGCCTGCCGCCGTTCACCCCGCAGCTCTTCGGCAACGGACAGATCGGCCAGTTCATGACCTTCGCGCAACCCTCCACCGGCTTCTGGCTCGCCGTCGGCGCCTTCGTGGCGCTCGCCGCTGCGGCCATCGTGCGCGGCCGGGTGTGCGCGGGCTGCGCGAAGGCCGGGAGCTGCGGCGCGGTCTGCCGCGACGCCTTCATCGGACCGAAGGCAGGCGCAAGTCCATGA
- the nosZ gene encoding Sec-dependent nitrous-oxide reductase: protein MGGAVLGIAVAAASCENKAEKKATQAPSGALGASASLKQLMDTRGLSEADVEAAVKTYVPGGKSDEYMIFASGGHSGQVIVIGVPSMRILKVIAVFAPEPWQGYGYGGDSDKVLAAGNQGNRKLSWADVHHPNLSETKGDYDGKYLFVNDKSNGRVAVVDLTDFMTKQIVPNPLVASDHGGAFVDPNTEYVIETSQYPAPLGRDYAPISEYKEKYRGLAMFWKFDKEKGRIDPEKSFGIELPPYTQDLADAGKLVSDGWAFVNSFNTEMATGGTLEGKPPIESGASKNDMDYLHVINWKKAEQLVKDGKATTIKGVKVLPMSVTGAEGVLTLVGEPKSPHGCDVTPDGTAVVVGGKLDTHATVYDFAKMKALIDEKKFEGKDAYGVPIMAFKDAIRGQVEIGLGPLHTVFDDKGFAYTSVFIESVVAKWSVKDLKTVEKLPVHYNIGHIMAAEGDTVSPDGKYVVAMNKMSMDRFTKVGPLYPQNFQLVDTTGDKMRILVDAPIGLGEPHYSQMIKVDKLKPISAYKPGENPYTGHVDPNATLNEKSAKITRNGTTVDVWMTAIRSHFVPDQIEVNEGDTVNLHITSLESAEDQVHGFALNMYNINVSLEPGKHENITFKADTPGVFPFFCTEFCSALHLEMAGYLLVKPKGQ from the coding sequence ATGGGGGGCGCAGTCCTCGGCATCGCCGTCGCGGCGGCGTCCTGCGAGAACAAGGCGGAGAAGAAGGCCACCCAAGCGCCCAGCGGCGCCCTGGGTGCGTCCGCGTCGCTCAAGCAGCTGATGGACACTCGTGGCCTCAGCGAGGCCGACGTCGAGGCCGCGGTGAAGACCTACGTGCCGGGCGGCAAGTCCGACGAGTACATGATCTTCGCCTCGGGCGGTCACTCCGGTCAGGTGATCGTGATCGGCGTACCGTCGATGCGCATCCTGAAGGTGATCGCGGTCTTCGCGCCGGAGCCCTGGCAGGGTTACGGCTACGGCGGTGACAGCGACAAGGTGCTCGCCGCCGGCAACCAGGGCAACCGGAAGCTCAGCTGGGCCGACGTGCATCACCCGAACCTGAGCGAGACCAAGGGTGACTACGACGGCAAGTACCTGTTCGTGAACGACAAGTCCAACGGTCGCGTCGCGGTGGTGGACCTCACCGACTTCATGACCAAGCAGATCGTGCCAAACCCGCTGGTGGCCAGCGATCACGGCGGCGCGTTCGTGGATCCCAACACCGAGTACGTCATCGAGACCAGCCAGTACCCCGCCCCGCTCGGCCGCGATTACGCGCCGATCAGCGAGTACAAGGAGAAGTATCGCGGCCTCGCGATGTTCTGGAAGTTCGACAAGGAGAAGGGCCGCATCGACCCCGAGAAGAGCTTCGGCATCGAGCTCCCGCCCTACACTCAGGATCTGGCGGACGCCGGTAAGCTGGTCAGCGACGGCTGGGCCTTCGTCAACTCCTTCAACACCGAGATGGCCACCGGAGGCACGCTGGAAGGCAAGCCGCCGATCGAGAGCGGGGCGTCCAAGAACGACATGGACTACCTGCACGTCATCAACTGGAAGAAGGCCGAGCAGCTGGTCAAGGACGGCAAGGCCACTACGATCAAGGGCGTGAAGGTCCTGCCGATGAGCGTGACCGGGGCCGAGGGCGTGCTCACGCTGGTCGGCGAGCCCAAGAGCCCCCACGGCTGCGACGTGACGCCCGACGGCACCGCCGTCGTGGTCGGCGGCAAGCTCGACACCCACGCCACGGTCTACGACTTCGCCAAGATGAAGGCGCTCATCGACGAGAAGAAGTTCGAGGGCAAGGACGCCTACGGCGTGCCGATCATGGCCTTCAAGGACGCGATTCGCGGCCAGGTGGAGATCGGCCTCGGGCCGCTCCACACCGTGTTCGACGACAAGGGCTTCGCCTACACCTCGGTGTTCATCGAGAGCGTGGTCGCCAAGTGGTCGGTCAAGGACCTGAAGACCGTGGAGAAGCTGCCGGTGCACTACAACATCGGCCACATCATGGCGGCCGAGGGCGACACGGTCAGCCCCGACGGCAAATACGTCGTGGCCATGAACAAGATGAGCATGGACCGGTTCACGAAGGTCGGGCCGCTCTACCCGCAGAACTTCCAGCTCGTGGACACCACGGGTGACAAGATGCGCATCTTGGTGGACGCCCCGATCGGCCTCGGCGAGCCGCACTACTCGCAGATGATCAAGGTCGACAAGCTGAAGCCCATCAGCGCCTACAAACCCGGCGAGAACCCCTACACCGGTCACGTGGATCCCAACGCGACGCTCAACGAGAAGTCGGCGAAGATCACCCGCAACGGCACCACGGTGGACGTGTGGATGACCGCGATCCGCAGCCACTTCGTCCCCGACCAGATCGAGGTCAACGAAGGCGACACGGTGAACCTCCACATCACCAGCCTCGAAAGCGCCGAGGACCAGGTCCACGGCTTCGCGCTCAACATGTACAACATCAACGTCAGCCTCGAGCCCGGCAAGCACGAGAACATCACCTTCAAGGCCGACACGCCCGGAGTGTTCCCGTTCTTCTGCACCGAGTTCTGCTCGGCGCTCCACCTGGAGATGGCGGGCTACCTGCTGGTGAAACCCAAGGGTCAGTGA
- a CDS encoding fasciclin domain-containing protein, with amino-acid sequence MHKVIIIVGLALAAVSCDNPQASTTGSAAAESTAAPAAASAPAPQSNLPPLDPKNIVSIAIGSKDHTTLVTALKAADYVPSVANAGPLTVFAPTNAAFDKLPAGTVDGLVKPEKKDDLREILKYHVTTSVYDADNLKDGDTLSMANGQKTTVKVKDGKISINEANVVASIRASNGIVHVVDGVLLPPKK; translated from the coding sequence ATGCACAAGGTGATCATCATCGTCGGACTGGCCCTGGCAGCGGTGAGCTGCGACAACCCCCAAGCTTCGACCACCGGCAGCGCGGCGGCGGAGAGCACCGCGGCGCCTGCGGCGGCGAGCGCGCCCGCGCCGCAGTCGAACCTGCCGCCCCTCGACCCCAAGAACATCGTCAGCATCGCCATCGGCTCGAAGGACCACACCACGCTGGTGACGGCGCTCAAGGCCGCGGACTACGTGCCCTCCGTGGCGAATGCCGGGCCCCTGACGGTTTTTGCGCCGACCAACGCCGCCTTCGACAAGCTCCCGGCGGGCACCGTGGACGGCCTGGTCAAGCCCGAGAAGAAGGACGATCTGCGCGAGATCCTCAAGTACCACGTGACCACTTCGGTCTACGACGCGGACAACCTGAAGGACGGCGACACCCTGTCGATGGCCAACGGCCAGAAGACCACCGTGAAGGTCAAGGACGGGAAGATCAGCATCAACGAGGCCAACGTCGTGGCCTCGATCCGGGCCTCGAACGGCATCGTCCACGTCGTCGACGGCGTGCTCCTGCCGCCGAAGAAATAG
- a CDS encoding gliding motility protein produces MYARRVEMPAEVSGSVPDVSSFARGLTAGGYTTRAVKQLHARLAALDPASDLEHRVEGVEQLARWLCDGPKPPPVEGAPPEPYATTRLRLLLRALDVAPVFRERLSGCIGSLLRESNALGLLCEVGLPNDRGLLDETSDRLARRFLPSPPDYGDLAKLFARMFRTNRDADWLASLPAELVLDLFARLGDVWQPLRDATEDALALLTTRVSALGLSDDIRRRGPVGPVRESPFFRLPHASREELPDLCLMCRRDMVVVHENLERFGVSVDVVYRLDVITKCLERVESILVALDPRSTPELVSAETTFVAELCRARLRERSVRGVIRDNMQLLARKVIERAGETGEHYITVSRGEWWKMLASAGGGGFLTVFTCVMKFFTKWAHFAPAVDGMVSAFNYAGSFVTMQLLGFTLATKQPSMTAAALAGSIRGQRDEHQLDDLITTIARICRSQLAAALGNIGVVIPSAVLFDVVFRASTGRTFLDAENAQYTIDSFHPWKSGTIPYAALTGVLLWASSIGAGWLENWAVYRRIPEAIAQHRSRRFFGKRLLGWLGKLFSKHVAGFGGSVTLGVLLGMTPAFGKFFGLPLDVRHVTLSSGALALSVKSMGLAGLTDPSVGWAALGILAIGSMNFGISFLLALGVAFRAREVPLGRGLRLLFAVLGRFLRSPLQFIYPPRSETVEVFSHRPSMIPRGSAASLHRH; encoded by the coding sequence GTGTACGCTCGCCGCGTGGAGATGCCGGCGGAGGTGAGCGGGAGCGTACCCGACGTGTCGAGCTTCGCGCGCGGGCTGACCGCGGGCGGCTACACGACGCGGGCGGTGAAACAGCTGCACGCGCGGCTGGCGGCGCTCGACCCGGCCAGCGATCTCGAGCACCGCGTGGAGGGCGTGGAGCAGCTGGCGCGCTGGTTGTGCGACGGCCCGAAGCCGCCGCCGGTGGAGGGGGCGCCGCCCGAGCCCTACGCGACCACGCGCCTGCGATTGCTGCTCCGCGCGCTCGACGTGGCGCCGGTCTTCCGCGAGCGGCTGAGCGGCTGCATCGGCTCGCTCTTGCGCGAGTCGAACGCCCTGGGACTCCTGTGCGAGGTCGGGCTGCCGAACGACCGTGGCTTGCTCGACGAGACCAGCGATCGGCTGGCCCGGCGCTTCTTGCCGTCGCCGCCGGACTACGGCGATCTGGCGAAGCTGTTCGCGCGCATGTTCCGCACCAATCGCGACGCAGACTGGCTGGCGTCGCTGCCGGCGGAGCTCGTGCTCGACCTGTTCGCGCGCCTCGGCGACGTGTGGCAGCCGCTCAGGGACGCGACCGAGGACGCCCTGGCGCTGCTCACGACGCGCGTCTCGGCGCTCGGCCTCTCCGACGACATCCGGCGCCGTGGACCTGTGGGGCCGGTGCGCGAGTCGCCCTTCTTCCGCCTGCCCCACGCCAGCCGGGAGGAGCTGCCGGATCTGTGCCTGATGTGCCGGCGCGACATGGTCGTGGTGCACGAAAACCTGGAGCGCTTCGGCGTCAGCGTGGACGTCGTGTACCGGCTCGACGTCATCACCAAGTGCCTGGAGCGCGTCGAGTCCATCCTGGTGGCGCTCGATCCGCGCAGCACGCCGGAGCTGGTCAGCGCGGAGACCACGTTCGTGGCCGAGCTCTGCCGGGCGCGCCTGCGCGAGCGCAGCGTGCGCGGGGTCATCCGCGACAACATGCAGCTCCTGGCCCGCAAGGTGATCGAGCGCGCGGGTGAGACCGGCGAGCACTACATCACGGTGTCGCGGGGGGAGTGGTGGAAGATGCTCGCCTCCGCCGGCGGCGGAGGCTTCCTCACCGTGTTCACCTGCGTGATGAAGTTTTTCACCAAGTGGGCGCACTTCGCGCCGGCGGTGGACGGTATGGTGTCGGCGTTCAACTACGCCGGCAGCTTCGTGACCATGCAGCTGCTCGGCTTCACGCTGGCCACCAAGCAGCCGAGCATGACGGCCGCGGCGTTGGCCGGCTCGATCCGCGGCCAGCGCGACGAGCACCAGCTCGACGACCTGATCACGACCATCGCGCGCATCTGCCGCTCTCAGCTGGCGGCGGCGCTCGGCAACATCGGCGTGGTCATCCCGTCGGCGGTGTTGTTCGACGTGGTGTTTCGCGCGTCCACCGGTCGCACCTTCCTGGACGCCGAGAACGCGCAGTACACCATCGACTCGTTCCACCCTTGGAAGAGCGGCACCATCCCCTACGCTGCGCTGACCGGCGTCTTGCTCTGGGCCTCCAGCATCGGCGCCGGCTGGCTGGAGAACTGGGCGGTGTACCGCCGAATCCCCGAGGCCATCGCGCAGCACCGCTCGAGGCGCTTCTTCGGCAAACGCTTGCTCGGCTGGCTCGGCAAGCTCTTCTCCAAGCACGTCGCCGGCTTCGGCGGCAGTGTCACCCTGGGCGTGCTGCTCGGCATGACCCCCGCGTTCGGCAAGTTCTTCGGGCTGCCGCTGGACGTGCGCCACGTGACGCTGTCGAGCGGCGCGCTGGCGCTCTCGGTCAAGTCCATGGGCCTCGCGGGCCTCACCGATCCCAGCGTGGGCTGGGCGGCGCTCGGCATCCTGGCCATCGGCAGCATGAACTTCGGCATCAGCTTCCTGTTGGCCCTGGGGGTCGCGTTCCGCGCCCGCGAGGTGCCGCTCGGTCGCGGCCTGCGCCTGCTGTTCGCGGTGCTCGGGCGCTTCTTGCGCTCGCCGCTCCAGTTCATCTATCCGCCGCGGAGCGAGACGGTCGAGGTCTTCTCGCACCGTCCCAGCATGATCCCCCGCGGCTCCGCCGCGTCGCTGCATCGGCACTAG